The Venturia canescens isolate UGA chromosome 4, ASM1945775v1, whole genome shotgun sequence genomic interval GTGAAAAAATAGAGTTAACGAGCATGTCTTGACagttggatgaaaaaaaaaagatcgcATGTTTTAACATGcagtgacgaaaaatcgaagaaacaaaaaagtcGTTTCCTCGTCTCATCCGAGATGGTTCCGAGTGCCGATGTATGTTTTCGTTTACGAGTGAATCTGACAGAGTCTGTGCTTTTCAGGTGCGTTCCGGAGGACTTTGAGACGAGAAAATTGGACTCGAGAGAGCTGGTTGACGACGACGAGTACATTAGTCAAGAGGGAGAGGCGGAGTTTGTCGAAGAATTCGGGACTTTCGAGGATCACGAAATAGTGATGGAAACACTTGAGTACGAAGAGGTCGAAGTGAGGAACACAGAGTCGTTGGAACTTGAACTGGAAAGTTTGAAGTCTGGAATTTCGGAGGTTCTCGATAAATCGATAAAGTCGAGAAAGAGCTACGACTGTGATATCTGTGGGAAAAGCATGAGAAAGAAATTACAATACATACGACATCGAGGGATACACGAAAGGTCGAGAGTCGGTAGTTGCGACGAATGCGATCGCATTTTTTACGACGAGGAAAAACTTCGCAAGCACATGATCAAAATTCACCAAGAAGACAAACCCTTTCCTTGCATGTTGTGCGGCAAATCTTTCAAAACCGAAGAATTCCTCAAGACTCATTCGAAACAGcacaacaaaaaattcaccTGCGACATTTGCGGTGTTTCCAAAGTTTCCGGTTACGATCTTCGACTTCACAAGAAAAAGCACAATCAAGAATACGTAATACATTGCCGCATATGCAACAAGGGCTTTTACACTAACCAAACTCTCGAACGACACCTTCTCACTCACACCGGAGAAAAACCCTTCGTctgtaaaatttgtaaaaccCCATACGCTAGTTCCGCTTATCTAAGTATGCACATGAAGTCCCACGGTCAGCGTGAAAAGCACAAATGCAATATCTGCAATTTTGAGAGCCATTGGAAAGCCGCACTCAAAGTACACCTTAAAATTCACACCGGCGAGAATCAAATGACCTGTGAAATATGCGGCAAATCTGTTTCGAGTAAAACTTATCTCGCTATTCACATGAGAATACATTCCGGTGAAAAACCTCACGTTTGCGAGATTTGTGGTAAAGCTTTTAGCGTCCGAAAATATCTTATCGTACATCTGAGAACTCACACCGGTGAAAAACCTTACGAGTGCAAAATATGCCGGAAAAGATTCACTCAACAAGGCTCCTTGAACGCTCACACCAAGTGTCACAGCGAACTCAAATAAAAACGAACTTgtgattttcaaagtttttctttctttcttttttttttttctaagaaTTACGAGTTTTAGTTTAAAAAAACTTGCAATCTTTTCTGCTCAAAATGAGCTTGAGATTCTACAGTTCAAAATTGTACGTACTCATTTTTCTGTACCTATTTTGTGAGCATtatcaattcaattttcaaagtgaaCCAACTGTCCGAAAAAGGATTCTTTTGGAAAAACGATAACGAGTGTTGATGTAAGTCCGAGCACTCGGAGCTTCCGAGGGGAAAAACTTGGCGTTTGGCATCTGAGAGCGAGAGAATCGAACGAATAATTATCTGCGAGATCAAAGTGTACATTGATGGAATTAGAAATTCCTGGCGAAAATAAAAGCGAAGAaaacgaagagagaaaaataataatgggaGGCGTCTTTTTTTTAACGACTTTACCAATAGAGTGAGAAGCCCATAGGTAATATTTGCACCCTTCGTAAACTCCGGTTGAAGCGACTTGGTGTAGGTTTGTTTgaggaaaatgataaaaaaaaaaaaaaaaagagcaaaagaaattgattaGAGGCGAGCTATGACGAAAGGACGGATCAGAGCAGAATTGGAGTctcagaaaaatgatttttctctcaACTTTCCAGGTCGGCAAACGAGATCGAGAAGAAACGGCTTTCGGCGTATTTCCACGTGGTGGTGAAATCGGCGGAACGCGAGATGCCGCTGGAAAATAGTGACCCTTTGAGGGGAGAGAGGCAAGTGGATGAGGAGATTCCGGGGGAGCTGAGAGCGACGAAAAATAAGGGAAAATCTTGCTCGGAATTGACAACCGAGAAGGAGGAATGTGCAGAAGCTACAGAAGATTTGGCGAAGAAGGAGAAACAAGTAAATTTGGAGGAAGAAAGCTTGAGGCGGGAGAATGAAACGCGTGAAATGTGGGAGGAGCGAACGAAGGATTTTTACAAATGTGGCGTATGCTCGAAGCTTTTCAGATCGAAGAACTTGTACGAGGGTCATTTAGTGGCGCACAGTGACGCGCGTCCTCACGAATGTGACATTTGCCACAAAACTTTTAAGCGTACGAACACGTTAGCGGTGCATCGGAGAATTCACACGCACGAAAGGAATTTCGTGTGTGACGTATGCGGCCGAGCATTTGTGCAAGCCTCCCAACTGGCGACGCATCAGAGGCGTCATTTTGAGAAGTACACGTGTTTCTGCGACATATGCGGTAAGGGATTTTTCACGAACGCCGAGCGCCACGGTCACATGAACATGAAACACGCAGCGAACGAGCACGTCTGTCACTCTTGTGGTAAAACCTTTCCGAACAATCACACGCTCGCGAGACACGCGAAAATTCACGAGCCTAATTTCCGGCCGGTGAAGCATCAGTGCGAAATTTGCGGCAAAGTATTCGCGTACAAAAATTCTCTCGTTGTTCACGTCAAATCCCACACCGGTGAGAACAAATACGCTTGTGATTTGTGCGAGAAAATCGTCTCTTCGAAAGGTTCCCTTCAGGACCATCTCCGACTTCACGGCGGTGAAAAATCCCTCGTTTGTGACGTTTGCGGCAAAGCTTTTCACAAACGCACGACCCTTGTCGTTCATAAGAGGACTCACACCGGTGAAAAACCGTACAACTGTGATACCTGCGGTAAATCTTTCACTCAACACTCCACTCTCGTCATTCACAAGCGTTATCACACCGGACAGAGGCCCTATCAGTGCACCTGTTGTAACAAATCTTTCGTATCGAGAGCCCTGCTCAATGCTCATAGCAAAGTTCATCTTGTTAGTGTCGTTATAGTCGAAAGTGCGAGATCCGCcgagtgaacattttttattgcgGCGAGCTCGAAACGAAGAAACTTCGAATTCCTGCCAATTCATGACGCGGCGTATTTTCACTTGGCTCCACCGAACAGTCAATTACTTTCATCCGAAATAATCATTGTTCGCTCTTCATTGAGATCAATAACACTTCCACAGGGAAGTGAATGGTTGCGATGTTCGATCAACAATGACAATTACATCGAATTATATCCGTCTCGAATGAAGTAGTTTTTGGTCGAACAATTAACTGGATTTTTATACGAAAGAATTTTGATATAAACGAAATATATTCGTACTATGTACGAAGtgaaatgaagaagaaaaaaactacGCATACTTCGTATTTTTCTGTACAGTttgcgttcttttttttttttattttttaataagcgtattttttcatactcgaaagattattttgttttatactTAAACTGCGATAAACGAGGTTGGTTGTTAATATTaaacgaatgaataaaaatgcggAAAGATGATTTTTCATGTCACCCATATTAGCACGAAATCTCAGTTATTTTACATGGTAAAAGTGCAAGAGAACCAGGcttcaaatcgaaaaaataatcagaTTTCTTTTCAAGGATGCATGCCTCAAGATTTCCCGATCTCGGTGTTCTGTTGTTTGTACTTATAATAcggaatttattgaaaaaaaagaaaaaaaaacagattctAATTGTAGCACGTATAAAATACGTTTGATGTTTGTTTTATACcgattttggagaaaaaaaggttcCCTGCGTTCACGGGGTATGGTGACTTTGCAACATCCCCGATATATCGACGAAAACCTTGGAATAAATCGACGAATAAATGTGGAGTCGATAGAGAAATTGAGCTATTTCATTTCTGCATATCATAGAATTAGTATGTTTTCGGTCTGAGCACTTTATACGTCGAAATTCCGCGTGAAAGTGATCAGAAAGGGCGCGTTCAGGGAGTCGCTATTTGCGCTAAAAATACAAGATATAGTAATATATCATTCAATGATAACGTTAGCGTTTGTAGCGCAAATAGCGACTCCCCGAACGCGCccaaagaggaagaaaatagTTCGTTGAAATGAGAAGCTCTGTACAGCGCGAGATGTCTGTCATCGTGTCGAGGCGTTTGAAGCgaaaacggaaacaaaaacgTATTGTGAGATTGACCGATGAGGGCAAGGGGCGAGGGAGGGGGGTGGGCGGGGTTGAGGAGGggcaaaaaagagaaagaaaagaaaacggttAAAACAAGAACGAAGCGACAAACTGATGCGATTAATGAATTTTGTATTTCAGATACCGTCAACTTCAGTCTCCCGAAGAGTTGTCTCCAATGGTGATGTTAGAGAAGCTTGATTTGATGAAGAAAACGATAAAACCGGTGCCGAAGAAAAGAACGAGAAACACGACAACGATCACAGGAACACCGGAAAGTACGGAAATAAAATTAGGGGAAAATGTGACGAGCGGTAATACGGAGGTGAAGGAAGAATTGATGATAGACGAAGAGGATCTGCCATTGGCTTGGAACTGTTTATTGTGcggtatattttttccaaatcaaGAACAAATGGACAACCACGAGGTTGAACATAGAAGtaaggttaaaaaaaattcatgtaatATGTGCGGCCGTGTGTTTCATACGCCTTTAACATTGCGGAAACATATGAAGA includes:
- the LOC122410056 gene encoding zinc finger protein 557-like isoform X15, yielding MSSLDYLDLCRLCLVKDRVSVPIFEGEGDVRQIFLKIAACLPVKVGREDKLPKKICDDCVYKVELFYQFWNTTANAEKQLLQWLGEVSMDDKQGYVTGAHDPSMMKPGQNTGENRLDGSSVMQQVNEHTNNMGMGMMDGMGIGMPMMIPNSGQQPQQQQMTSVPMDTGGNAVQNVQPVPGPSAQIGQQKINAPTNEDEDEDESEEEDNSDDECDGDDGLPVKEESEDEPNRTIEPTTFVNVSLACDEAGPSGLQQQKIGEMPEMVMPPTDGDPKSGSANEIEKKRLSAYFHVVVKSAEREMPLENSDPLRGERQVDEEIPGELRATKNKGKSCSELTTEKEECAEATEDLAKKEKQVNLEEESLRRENETREMWEERTKDFYKCGVCSKLFRSKNLYEGHLVAHSDARPHECDICHKTFKRTNTLAVHRRIHTHERNFVCDVCGRAFVQASQLATHQRRHFEKYTCFCDICGKGFFTNAERHGHMNMKHAANEHVCHSCGKTFPNNHTLARHAKIHEPNFRPVKHQCEICGKVFAYKNSLVVHVKSHTGENKYACDLCEKIVSSKGSLQDHLRLHGGEKSLVCDVCGKAFHKRTTLVVHKRTHTGEKPYNCDTCGKSFTQHSTLVIHKRYHTGQRPYQCTCCNKSFVSRALLNAHSKVHLVSVVIVESARSAE
- the LOC122410056 gene encoding zinc finger and SCAN domain-containing protein 12-like isoform X18 is translated as MSSLDYLDLCRLCLVKDRVSVPIFEGEGDVRQIFLKIAACLPVKVGREDKLPKKICDDCVYKVELFYQFWNTTANAEKQLLQWLGEVSMDDKQGYVTGAHDPSMMKPGQNTGENRLDGSSVMQQVNEHTNNMGMGMMDGMGIGMPMMIPNSGQQPQQQQMTSVPMDTGGNAVQNVQPVPGPSAQIGQQKINAPTNEDEDEDESEEEDNSDDECDGDDGLPVKEESEDEPNRTIEPTTFVNVSLACDEAGPSGLQQQKIGEMPEMVMPPTDGDPKSGSANEIEKKRLSAYFHVVVKSAEREMPLENSDPLRGERQVDEEIPGELRATKNKGKSCSELTTEKEECAEATEDLAKKEKQVNLEEESLRRENETREMWEERTKDFYKCGVCSKLFRSKNLYEGHLVAHSDARPHECDICHKTFKRTNTLAVHRRIHTHERNFVCDVCGRAFVQASQLATHQRRHFEKYTCFCDICGKGFFTNAERHGHMNMKHAANEHVCHSCGKTFPNNHTLARHAKIHEPNFRPVKHQCEICGKVFAYKNSLVVHVKSHTGENKYACDLCEKIVSSKGSLQDHLRLHGGEKSLVCDVCGKAFHKRTTLVVHKRTHTGEKPYNCDTCDTVNFSLPKSCLQW
- the LOC122410056 gene encoding zinc finger protein 502-like isoform X17 gives rise to the protein MSSLDYLDLCRLCLVKDRVSVPIFEGEGDVRQIFLKIAACLPVKVGREDKLPKKICDDCVYKVELFYQFWNTTANAEKQLLQWLGEVSMDDKQGYVTGAHDPSMMKPGQNTGENRLDGSSVMQQVNEHTNNMGMGMMDGMGIGMPMMIPNSGQQPQQQQMTSVPMDTGGNAVQNVQPVPGPSAQIGQQKINAPTNEDEDEDESEEEDNSDDECDGDDGLPVKEESEDEPNRTIEPTTFVNVSLACDEAGPSGLQQQKIGEMPEMVMPPTDGDPKSGCVPEDFETRKLDSRELVDDDEYISQEGEAEFVEEFGTFEDHEIVMETLEYEEVEVRNTESLELELESLKSGISEVLDKSIKSRKSYDCDICGKSMRKKLQYIRHRGIHERSRVGSCDECDRIFYDEEKLRKHMIKIHQEDKPFPCMLCGKSFKTEEFLKTHSKQHNKKFTCDICGVSKVSGYDLRLHKKKHNQEYVIHCRICNKGFYTNQTLERHLLTHTGEKPFVCKICKTPYASSAYLSMHMKSHGQREKHKCNICNFESHWKAALKVHLKIHTGENQMTCEICGKSVSSKTYLAIHMRIHSGEKPHVCEICGKAFSVRKYLIVHLRTHTGEKPYECKICRKRFTQQGSLNAHTKCHSELK